One segment of Chitinivibrionales bacterium DNA contains the following:
- a CDS encoding DUF2341 domain-containing protein — MSKRLTACLTLLAAAALVAVRCTVSTRVAETPADDFPNAVAGLVTDENGTPVAGAGVYVRSSDSLGDTALASGQVPAPDAFTDANGQYYFDSLPNGRYLVEIAHDTLGAAIACTLQATGKTKHTLKTQSLKPVGFITGTVRYTGATPVYVRTFGLLRAARVDPVSGSYLLPRVPQGNFSLLYSAFSDAVPPVSVSNVVVDPGFPTHVDTMVLQMFDEEDYSQWPYSRTVHLVTTPAGADVADTVMNFPVLVRLDQSAIAFGQTQTDGQDIRFAKKNGRHLRYEIERWDPAARIAAVWVNVDTVYGNDTTDIIMYWGKKNTGNFSDGGQVFGRTFGYMGVWHMNGTDDASGLGHSLVTQSAATTPAADTGLIGGAMRFNGSAYWAVPYSSSIDGNNRFSISVWAQWLGAAVPGYNRIISNKRAWNDSAGFELLTISGNDSAIDIRAEDSIGNGPLNVIGGWSLHGWHYITLVWNNGVCAIYVDGSYISAPLINAFSNVNDLVFGSNVGNTEQKWIGCIDEVRLSSGPLSAGWVKLCYMNQKPQDALCKF; from the coding sequence ATGAGTAAGCGGCTCACGGCGTGCCTGACGTTGCTCGCGGCAGCGGCGCTCGTGGCGGTCCGCTGCACGGTGAGCACGCGCGTTGCCGAAACTCCCGCCGACGATTTTCCCAATGCCGTTGCGGGGCTCGTCACCGACGAAAACGGAACCCCGGTCGCCGGCGCAGGCGTGTATGTCAGGTCGAGTGATTCCCTGGGCGACACCGCCCTCGCGAGCGGGCAGGTCCCCGCCCCTGATGCCTTTACCGATGCGAATGGCCAGTACTATTTCGATTCCCTCCCGAACGGACGGTATCTGGTGGAAATCGCGCACGACACCCTCGGCGCCGCGATCGCCTGCACCCTGCAGGCCACGGGAAAGACAAAACATACGCTCAAAACCCAGTCGCTCAAACCGGTTGGATTCATCACCGGGACCGTGCGGTACACCGGAGCAACACCTGTTTACGTCCGCACGTTCGGGCTGCTGCGCGCCGCGCGCGTCGACCCCGTTTCCGGGTCCTATCTGCTTCCGCGCGTCCCGCAGGGCAATTTTTCCCTGCTGTATTCCGCCTTTTCCGATGCGGTGCCGCCGGTCAGCGTGTCCAACGTCGTGGTGGACCCCGGCTTTCCCACCCATGTCGACACCATGGTTCTCCAGATGTTCGACGAAGAGGACTACAGCCAATGGCCGTACTCGCGCACCGTTCATCTCGTGACGACGCCGGCCGGCGCCGATGTGGCCGACACCGTCATGAATTTCCCAGTCCTTGTCCGGCTCGATCAATCGGCGATCGCGTTCGGACAGACACAAACCGACGGCCAGGACATCAGGTTTGCAAAGAAGAACGGGCGCCACCTCAGGTACGAAATCGAGCGATGGGACCCGGCCGCCCGCATTGCGGCGGTATGGGTGAACGTCGACACGGTGTACGGCAACGATACCACCGACATAATCATGTACTGGGGCAAGAAAAACACCGGTAATTTCTCCGACGGCGGCCAGGTGTTCGGCAGGACGTTCGGGTACATGGGCGTGTGGCACATGAACGGGACCGATGACGCCAGCGGCCTCGGGCACTCGCTCGTCACGCAGTCGGCGGCAACCACGCCCGCGGCCGACACCGGCCTCATCGGCGGTGCCATGCGGTTCAACGGCAGCGCGTATTGGGCCGTGCCGTATTCATCGTCGATCGACGGCAACAACCGGTTTTCAATTTCGGTGTGGGCGCAATGGCTTGGCGCCGCCGTTCCGGGCTACAACCGCATCATTTCGAACAAGCGGGCATGGAACGATTCGGCCGGCTTCGAGCTGCTCACCATCAGCGGCAACGACAGCGCCATTGACATACGCGCCGAAGACTCCATCGGCAACGGCCCGCTCAACGTGATCGGCGGATGGTCGCTGCACGGCTGGCATTACATCACCCTGGTCTGGAACAACGGCGTGTGCGCGATTTACGTCGACGGCAGTTACATAAGCGCGCCGCTCATCAACGCGTTCTCTAATGTCAATGACCTTGTCTTCGGCTCCAATGTGGGCAACACCGAGCAGAAATGGATCGGCTGCATCGACGAGGTCCGGCTTTCGAGCGGTCCGCTGTCGGCCGGCTGGGTGAAATTGTGCTACATGAACCAAAAGCCGCAGGACGCGCTGTGCAAATTCTAA
- a CDS encoding DUF4982 domain-containing protein: protein MRNKIIEQLLLMVIVLTAAASFADTYTPEPSNRVKINFGVTPWKFLRSDPSGAQNPAFNDASWKDVGIPHTWNDTDTYLNQKSGGGDGSMYEGTCWYRKHFTLDNKYSDRKIFVEFEGVHVGCQVYINGTLIPGNSAYNPQATHVLGFIGFIVDLTGQVNFGGADNVLAVRVGNGGFFTWPGFSLVFRFGSADQGLYRPVWMHITDKVHVPANVYSVVNQWGTYVATLSASDASAAVRVLTNVLNEGTAAQSVTLTTKIVDAGGTVALSMDQTQSIPAGGGFVFDQKGTVANPHLWYPNNSTAGTPYLYKVYHIVKAGGVTLDVFTSPLGIRTITWDQNFPYFNGTKQLLWGGSGRYDYPALGTALPDEQVWRDVKLLAGCGGNLYRPGHSAEGPVFSDACDAYGVMLIQPSGDGENNWATDMLAGNTSAAYQEGLKKEIHRDMVIRDRNHPSILAWEAANGACDPTLCDELRAIGTTWDSLAPRKQAVRGAPWNPLDLASCTLTGCEIGVKTSEPQCPAWGAEAWGRASERWAYDYEIEFCGEFLQNWRKSIQANCFGLCQWYTAETPGEDRAFLDGKQPTRSFGSSMLDFNRIPKLLYYAYKACWRPYSLEPVVALSHHWNRSGSVTVNAFSNCPNVKLLVNGASQGTKTPNPWTGAGDGNDQATTQLPFQCWWNVTWALGTLLAQGLDANGNVVCTDQKVTSGAADHIALTVEPPLVKPNGDTFKITANGSDAAFILATVVDASGNWCPTDSHLVTFSVGGPGSYRGGSDQFVDATKPVTWHAPMDHELTAEGGMCKVAVRSTFTTGTVTVSATSPGLGSGSVSYTVYPADDGTAAQHQAAMNVTAPFSPFRMTTSGRQVKYFLNYGAIVSMDVMDAAGHVIQNIHESKQAEGWHSVNILLDNGKGVYFIRCRVNGNDQTVKKVMLIK from the coding sequence ATGCGGAACAAAATCATCGAACAACTTTTATTAATGGTTATCGTATTGACGGCCGCGGCATCCTTCGCCGACACGTACACGCCGGAGCCCAGCAACAGGGTCAAGATCAATTTCGGCGTCACGCCGTGGAAATTCCTGCGCTCCGACCCTTCGGGCGCGCAGAACCCCGCGTTCAACGACGCGTCGTGGAAGGACGTGGGCATCCCCCACACCTGGAACGACACCGACACCTACCTCAACCAGAAAAGCGGCGGCGGGGACGGGTCGATGTACGAAGGGACCTGCTGGTACCGGAAGCACTTTACTTTAGACAATAAGTATTCCGACAGAAAAATCTTCGTGGAATTCGAGGGTGTGCACGTGGGCTGCCAGGTGTACATCAACGGCACGCTCATCCCCGGCAACAGCGCCTACAATCCGCAGGCCACACACGTGCTCGGGTTCATCGGGTTCATCGTGGACCTCACCGGCCAGGTTAATTTCGGCGGGGCCGACAACGTGCTTGCGGTGCGCGTGGGCAACGGCGGGTTTTTCACCTGGCCGGGCTTTTCGCTGGTGTTTCGGTTCGGCTCGGCGGACCAGGGACTCTACCGTCCCGTGTGGATGCACATCACCGACAAGGTGCATGTGCCGGCCAACGTTTACTCGGTTGTCAACCAGTGGGGCACCTACGTGGCGACGCTGTCGGCGAGCGACGCCTCGGCCGCGGTGCGCGTGCTCACCAACGTGCTGAACGAGGGGACCGCGGCCCAGTCGGTCACGCTCACCACCAAAATCGTTGACGCCGGCGGCACCGTGGCCCTGTCCATGGACCAGACGCAGTCGATCCCCGCGGGCGGCGGCTTCGTGTTCGACCAGAAGGGAACCGTGGCCAATCCGCACCTGTGGTACCCGAACAACAGCACCGCGGGCACGCCGTACCTTTACAAAGTGTACCATATCGTGAAGGCGGGCGGCGTCACGCTCGACGTGTTTACGTCGCCGCTCGGCATCCGCACCATCACCTGGGACCAGAACTTCCCCTATTTCAACGGCACCAAGCAGCTCCTGTGGGGCGGCTCGGGCAGGTACGACTATCCCGCGCTGGGCACCGCCCTGCCCGACGAGCAGGTGTGGCGCGATGTCAAGCTGCTGGCCGGGTGCGGCGGTAACCTGTACCGGCCCGGCCATTCCGCGGAAGGGCCCGTATTCAGCGATGCCTGCGACGCGTACGGCGTGATGCTGATCCAGCCGAGCGGCGACGGCGAAAACAACTGGGCCACCGACATGCTGGCCGGCAACACCAGCGCGGCGTACCAGGAAGGGCTCAAGAAGGAGATCCACCGCGACATGGTGATCCGCGACCGGAACCACCCGTCTATCCTCGCCTGGGAGGCGGCCAACGGCGCCTGCGACCCGACGCTGTGCGACGAGCTGCGCGCCATCGGCACCACGTGGGACTCGCTCGCGCCGCGCAAGCAGGCGGTGCGCGGGGCGCCGTGGAACCCGCTCGACCTCGCCTCCTGCACCCTCACCGGTTGCGAAATAGGAGTCAAGACCAGCGAACCGCAGTGCCCGGCCTGGGGCGCGGAAGCATGGGGACGCGCGTCGGAGCGGTGGGCCTACGATTATGAAATCGAATTCTGCGGCGAATTCCTGCAGAACTGGCGCAAGAGCATCCAGGCCAACTGCTTCGGATTGTGCCAATGGTACACGGCAGAAACGCCGGGCGAAGACAGGGCGTTCCTCGACGGAAAACAGCCCACGCGCTCCTTCGGCTCGTCGATGCTGGACTTCAACCGCATCCCGAAACTTCTCTACTACGCATACAAGGCCTGCTGGAGGCCTTATTCCCTCGAACCGGTGGTCGCCCTTTCGCACCACTGGAACCGGTCGGGCTCGGTCACGGTGAACGCGTTTTCGAATTGTCCGAATGTAAAGCTCCTGGTCAACGGCGCGAGCCAGGGCACAAAAACGCCCAATCCATGGACCGGCGCGGGCGACGGCAACGACCAGGCCACCACGCAGCTTCCGTTCCAGTGCTGGTGGAACGTGACCTGGGCATTGGGCACGCTCCTGGCGCAGGGACTTGACGCAAACGGAAACGTGGTGTGCACCGACCAGAAGGTGACGTCGGGCGCGGCCGACCATATCGCGCTCACGGTGGAGCCGCCGCTGGTGAAGCCCAACGGCGACACGTTCAAGATAACGGCCAACGGGTCCGACGCTGCGTTCATCCTCGCCACCGTGGTTGACGCAAGCGGAAATTGGTGCCCCACCGACAGCCATCTCGTCACCTTTTCGGTGGGCGGCCCGGGCAGCTACCGCGGCGGGTCCGACCAGTTTGTGGACGCCACGAAACCGGTCACCTGGCACGCGCCCATGGACCACGAGCTCACCGCCGAGGGCGGCATGTGCAAGGTGGCGGTGCGGTCGACGTTTACAACAGGGACGGTCACTGTTTCAGCGACTTCTCCGGGCCTTGGAAGCGGATCGGTGTCCTACACCGTGTATCCTGCGGATGACGGAACCGCCGCACAGCATCAAGCCGCCATGAACGTTACTGCTCCTTTTTCTCCATTTAGGATGACAACATCCGGCAGGCAGGTGAAATACTTTCTGAATTACGGCGCCATCGTGTCAATGGATGTTATGGATGCAGCGGGACACGTCATTCAAAATATTCATGAATCAAAACAAGCTGAAGGGTGGCATTCTGTCAATATTCTGCTTGATAATGGAAAAGGTGTTTACTTCATCCGATGCAGAGTCAACGGTAATGACCAAACTGTAAAGAAGGTTATGTTGATAAAATAA
- a CDS encoding RNA methyltransferase produces the protein MDRKGHIILFGQMNPRDNIIFILVGTQTPGNIGACCRALTVTGFSSLRLVKPVRPLPPAKTWMAHGSTNVLESAKKYSSTIEAVSDLHYLIGTTQRDRRRTEKRLASAEAAKRLFRIAASGKKAGMIFGSEQNGLSNGDLELCDAVSTIPTAVRHPSVNLAQAVMVYAYEVFLASGAALVQPANEALAPVKQERDHVWRLMASTVDLLEMREREKVRRFLRPHLMRASRSELRFFNALYDALMKKGMVGKKRS, from the coding sequence ATGGACCGGAAGGGTCATATTATTTTGTTTGGGCAAATGAATCCTCGTGATAATATCATTTTTATCCTTGTCGGCACCCAAACTCCCGGCAATATCGGCGCATGCTGCCGGGCTCTTACCGTGACAGGGTTTTCAAGCCTACGGCTTGTCAAGCCGGTGCGGCCCTTGCCGCCGGCCAAAACGTGGATGGCCCACGGATCGACAAATGTTCTGGAATCGGCAAAGAAGTATTCATCGACTATTGAGGCGGTTTCCGATCTTCATTATTTGATCGGCACCACTCAGCGTGACCGGCGAAGAACGGAAAAACGGCTCGCGTCGGCCGAGGCGGCAAAACGCCTGTTTCGCATTGCCGCGTCGGGGAAAAAGGCCGGGATGATTTTCGGATCGGAACAGAACGGCCTCAGCAACGGCGACCTTGAACTGTGCGACGCGGTTTCCACAATTCCCACTGCCGTGCGGCATCCGTCCGTCAATTTGGCGCAGGCGGTAATGGTGTACGCCTACGAGGTGTTCCTGGCGAGCGGAGCTGCGCTGGTACAACCGGCAAACGAGGCGCTCGCACCGGTCAAGCAGGAACGGGATCACGTGTGGCGGCTCATGGCATCAACGGTTGATTTGCTGGAGATGCGGGAACGGGAAAAGGTGAGACGGTTTCTAAGGCCGCATCTGATGAGGGCATCGAGGAGCGAGCTGAGGTTTTTTAACGCCTTGTACGATGCGTTGATGAAGAAGGGGATGGTGGGCAAAAAAAGAAGTTAA
- a CDS encoding DUF4982 domain-containing protein, producing MQKQLLTLISVFLVAAACFAETYTPEPSNRVVINLGETPWKFTKTDVVGGQNTSYSDASWKDVGVPHTYDDTGTFVNMSMGGNDGTVMPGTVWYRKHFTLDNAYSGRKVFVEFGGVHVGCQVYINGTFIPGNSALNPNATHVIGFVGFVVDITANVQFGGADNVLAVRVGKSQGFYSDPGFAQGFRFGQSDGGIFRPVWLHITDKVHVPLNVYSVVNQWGTYVATNTASDASANVRIMTNVQNEGAAAASVSLTTKVVDYRNAGNVVLSLTATQTIAAGQAYVFDQSGDIANPHLWYPNNSAYGTPYMYKVYHIVKVGGATVDVFETPTGFRVLTWDNNFPIFNGHQHYLWGASSRYDYPALGTAVPEEQQWRDAKLCADAGGSLWRPGHSTCSSEFVHACDNYGIMIVQPTGDAEGAFSGVAATDPKGVLKSELHRDMVIRDRNDPSILAYETDNGGITADLASALKTISAQWDPVHTRLHNDRTGNCGLGDIHSCTASGCEMGIKSGCPTMPAFGAEAWNATGMSARWAYDHQIAYVGAYLPNWVKSRQANCFGLCQWYFAETVGEAGVYLERPAGDYNVRSFGCSMMDMNRIPKLLYYAYQAAWVPFSSKPVVALAHHWNRSGAVRVNAFSNCPSVRLRINGADQGTKTPNPWTGTGSDATETSTQLPMQCSWDVAWAAGTLLAEGLDANGNVVCTDQRVTAGEPDHITLTVEPPLVKPDGGTFVITANGSDAAFVLATVVDANNNWCPLDSHNITFGVSGPGNYRGGSDQYVTVGQPLSYHSPLDPELRAEGGMCKVAVRSMFTAGTVTVTATSPGLGQAAVSFMVYPLGTSVVAGGSIKQATARATTPVFKTVMAGGKLRYFISIPGIVTLTVLDASGRVLKNIPGSQQVYGWHQANLAGANGTEVRNGVYFVRLMVNGKEEGTRRVILLP from the coding sequence ATGCAAAAACAACTCCTCACCCTTATTTCGGTATTCCTCGTTGCCGCCGCTTGTTTCGCCGAAACCTACACCCCCGAGCCAAGCAACCGCGTCGTCATCAACCTCGGCGAGACGCCGTGGAAATTCACCAAGACCGACGTGGTGGGCGGACAGAACACCTCGTACAGCGACGCATCGTGGAAAGACGTGGGCGTCCCGCACACCTACGACGACACCGGCACGTTCGTCAACATGTCGATGGGCGGCAACGACGGCACGGTCATGCCCGGCACGGTCTGGTACCGCAAGCACTTTACTTTAGACAACGCGTATTCCGGAAGAAAGGTGTTCGTGGAGTTCGGCGGCGTACACGTGGGCTGCCAGGTGTACATCAACGGCACGTTCATTCCCGGAAACAGCGCGCTCAACCCGAACGCCACGCACGTGATCGGGTTCGTGGGGTTCGTGGTTGACATCACGGCAAACGTGCAGTTCGGCGGCGCCGACAACGTGCTGGCCGTGCGCGTGGGCAAGAGCCAGGGCTTTTACAGCGACCCGGGCTTTGCCCAGGGCTTCCGCTTCGGCCAGTCGGACGGCGGTATTTTCAGGCCGGTGTGGCTGCACATCACCGACAAGGTGCATGTTCCGCTCAACGTGTATTCGGTAGTCAACCAGTGGGGAACGTATGTGGCTACGAACACGGCATCGGACGCCTCGGCCAACGTGCGGATCATGACCAACGTCCAGAACGAGGGCGCGGCGGCGGCGAGCGTGAGCCTCACCACCAAGGTGGTTGACTACCGCAATGCCGGCAATGTCGTGCTGAGCCTCACCGCCACCCAGACCATCGCGGCGGGCCAGGCGTACGTATTCGACCAGAGCGGTGACATTGCCAACCCGCACCTCTGGTATCCCAACAACAGCGCCTACGGCACGCCGTACATGTACAAGGTTTATCACATTGTCAAGGTTGGGGGGGCCACCGTTGACGTATTTGAGACGCCCACCGGGTTCCGCGTGCTCACGTGGGACAACAACTTCCCCATTTTCAACGGCCACCAGCATTACCTGTGGGGCGCCAGCTCGCGGTACGATTACCCGGCGCTGGGCACGGCGGTCCCCGAGGAACAGCAGTGGCGCGACGCGAAGCTGTGCGCCGACGCCGGCGGCAGCCTGTGGCGCCCGGGGCATTCCACCTGCAGCAGCGAGTTCGTTCACGCCTGCGACAACTACGGCATCATGATCGTCCAGCCCACCGGCGACGCCGAGGGCGCCTTCAGCGGCGTGGCCGCCACCGACCCCAAGGGCGTCCTGAAATCCGAGCTGCACCGCGACATGGTGATCAGGGACCGCAACGACCCGTCGATCCTCGCCTACGAGACCGACAACGGCGGCATCACGGCCGACCTCGCCTCCGCCCTCAAAACGATTTCGGCGCAGTGGGACCCGGTACACACGAGGCTCCACAACGACCGGACGGGAAATTGCGGCCTCGGCGACATCCATTCCTGCACCGCGAGCGGTTGCGAGATGGGAATCAAGAGCGGCTGCCCCACCATGCCCGCGTTCGGCGCCGAGGCGTGGAACGCCACGGGCATGTCGGCGCGCTGGGCCTACGACCACCAGATCGCGTACGTGGGCGCGTACCTCCCCAACTGGGTGAAGAGCAGGCAGGCCAACTGTTTTGGACTTTGTCAATGGTATTTCGCGGAGACGGTCGGCGAGGCCGGCGTGTACCTCGAGAGGCCGGCCGGCGACTACAACGTGCGGTCGTTCGGCTGCTCCATGATGGACATGAACCGGATCCCCAAGCTCCTCTATTATGCCTACCAGGCGGCCTGGGTGCCGTTTTCAAGCAAGCCCGTGGTCGCGCTCGCCCACCACTGGAACCGCTCGGGCGCTGTACGGGTGAATGCGTTTTCCAACTGTCCCTCGGTGCGGTTGCGCATCAACGGCGCCGACCAGGGGACCAAGACGCCCAACCCGTGGACCGGGACCGGCAGCGACGCGACTGAGACCTCCACGCAGCTTCCCATGCAGTGCTCATGGGACGTGGCCTGGGCGGCGGGCACGCTGCTGGCCGAGGGCCTTGACGCAAACGGAAACGTGGTGTGCACCGACCAGCGGGTGACGGCCGGCGAACCCGACCATATCACGCTCACCGTCGAGCCGCCGCTGGTGAAACCCGACGGCGGCACGTTCGTCATCACCGCCAACGGGTCTGACGCGGCCTTCGTCCTCGCCACCGTGGTTGACGCGAACAACAACTGGTGCCCGCTTGACAGCCACAACATCACGTTCGGCGTTTCCGGGCCGGGCAATTATCGCGGCGGCTCCGACCAGTACGTTACCGTCGGCCAGCCGCTTTCCTACCATTCGCCGCTCGATCCCGAGCTGCGCGCCGAGGGCGGCATGTGCAAGGTGGCGGTGCGCTCCATGTTCACGGCGGGAACGGTCACGGTAACTGCGACGTCGCCCGGATTGGGACAGGCCGCGGTCTCGTTTATGGTGTATCCGCTGGGGACAAGTGTTGTTGCGGGCGGGTCAATCAAACAGGCAACGGCTAGGGCGACGACGCCCGTGTTCAAGACAGTCATGGCCGGCGGTAAACTCCGGTACTTCATAAGTATTCCGGGCATCGTTACCCTTACCGTACTTGACGCAAGCGGAAGGGTGCTGAAAAATATTCCGGGTTCACAGCAGGTTTACGGATGGCATCAAGCCAATCTTGCAGGGGCAAACGGCACCGAAGTTAGAAACGGAGTTTATTTCGTAAGGCTCATGGTTAACGGAAAAGAAGAAGGTACACGGCGGGTAATTCTTCTACCCTAG
- a CDS encoding DUF4982 domain-containing protein, whose amino-acid sequence MQKQITALILVSLLSTLSLAETYTGEPSNRVKINLGETPWKFIKSDPANAQDSGFNDASWATVGIPHTWNDTNTFLNMSSGGNAGALLGNTGWYRKHFTLDNGYAGRKIFVEFEGAHIGCQVYVNGVFIPGNSAVNPQATHVIGFLPFVVDVTPYVQFGGADNVLAVRVSTGSSWFTYPGFSVDFRFGQGDGGLFRPVWLHITDRVHVPLNVFSVVNNWGTCVGTTAASDASATVRILTNVQNEGGAAATVSLTTKVVDATGTVVLSLVDSRAVSAGTCQVFDQSGNVANPHLWYPAASTYGTPYMYKVYHIVKVNGSTVDVFTSPLGIRTLTWNTDFPIFNGHPHYLWGAAGRYDYPALGTAVPEEQQWRDVKILTECGGRYWRPGHSTCSPEFVDACDAFGVMIIQPSGDNEGTWMTENYNAATSPYNQALKSECHRDMIVRDRNHPCILAWECANAPIDHAYNVTLMDTLLKYDAVAPRRQSDRGNDKSDIAVDSVTSCSLDGCEAGLKSALIPSLPAYGAEGFYNHDTRFDYDGELAFAQTFAQNWKNGKRVKAFGMCQWYMAESPGEDGTGRNFASSMMDWNRIPKMLYKIYAACWTPYSIKPVVYLAHHWNRSGAITVNAFSNCPSVRLRINGSDQGTQVPYPDTGNGSAMMPDQCSWNVTWAAGTLRAEGLDASGNTVCFDEKITAGNPDHVALTVEPELVKPSGEAFAIFANGTDAAFILATIVDASGNWCPTASNIVHFTVTGPGNYRGGADQMVGSGGANYHSPGDPELSAEGGMCKVAVRSTFTPGTITVTATSSGLGGGSASFTTIAVPPPPPVALVMPRSPTSYHSPVAIRIGTVGKTIRYCIDRPAFVSVQVLDVEGKTVVSVPASMQTQGWHVATGATHADLPNGIYVVRCAVDNQRLAKRVVIAR is encoded by the coding sequence ATGCAAAAACAAATCACAGCACTCATCCTAGTGTCGCTCCTGTCAACGTTGTCCCTTGCCGAGACCTACACCGGCGAACCGAGCAACCGCGTGAAGATCAACCTGGGAGAGACGCCCTGGAAGTTCATCAAGTCCGATCCCGCCAACGCCCAGGACTCGGGCTTCAACGACGCGTCGTGGGCGACGGTGGGCATCCCGCACACCTGGAACGACACTAACACCTTCCTCAACATGAGCTCGGGCGGGAACGCCGGCGCGCTGCTGGGAAACACCGGCTGGTACCGGAAACACTTTACTTTAGATAATGGATACGCCGGCAGAAAAATCTTCGTCGAATTCGAGGGCGCGCACATCGGCTGCCAGGTGTACGTCAACGGCGTTTTCATCCCGGGAAACAGCGCGGTGAACCCGCAGGCAACGCACGTGATCGGGTTTCTGCCGTTCGTGGTGGATGTCACGCCCTATGTTCAGTTCGGCGGCGCCGACAACGTGCTGGCCGTGCGCGTGAGCACCGGTTCGAGCTGGTTCACCTACCCGGGCTTTTCCGTCGACTTCCGCTTCGGCCAGGGCGACGGAGGGCTGTTCCGTCCCGTGTGGCTGCACATCACCGATAGGGTGCACGTGCCGCTCAATGTCTTCTCTGTTGTCAATAACTGGGGCACCTGCGTGGGCACGACCGCCGCCTCCGATGCGTCGGCGACCGTGCGCATACTCACGAACGTGCAGAACGAAGGCGGCGCAGCGGCGACCGTGTCGCTCACCACCAAGGTGGTTGACGCGACAGGAACGGTGGTGCTGTCGCTGGTGGATTCCCGCGCGGTCAGCGCGGGCACATGCCAGGTGTTCGACCAGTCGGGAAACGTGGCCAACCCGCACCTGTGGTATCCGGCGGCGAGCACGTACGGCACACCATATATGTACAAAGTCTATCACATTGTAAAAGTCAACGGCAGCACCGTTGACGTGTTCACCAGCCCGCTCGGCATCCGCACGCTCACGTGGAACACCGACTTCCCCATTTTCAACGGCCACCCGCATTACCTGTGGGGCGCCGCGGGACGGTACGACTATCCGGCGCTCGGCACGGCCGTGCCCGAGGAGCAGCAGTGGCGCGACGTCAAGATCCTCACCGAGTGCGGCGGCAGGTACTGGCGTCCCGGCCACTCCACCTGCAGCCCGGAGTTCGTTGACGCGTGCGACGCGTTCGGCGTGATGATCATCCAGCCCAGCGGCGACAACGAAGGCACGTGGATGACCGAGAACTACAACGCGGCCACCTCGCCGTACAACCAGGCGCTCAAGAGCGAGTGCCACCGCGACATGATCGTGCGCGACCGCAACCATCCGTGCATCCTGGCCTGGGAATGCGCCAACGCGCCCATCGACCACGCGTACAACGTGACGCTCATGGACACGCTGCTTAAATACGACGCGGTGGCGCCCCGGCGGCAGTCGGACCGCGGCAACGACAAGTCCGACATCGCGGTGGACAGCGTCACCTCGTGCTCGCTTGACGGGTGTGAAGCCGGGCTCAAGTCGGCGCTCATCCCGAGCCTGCCCGCCTACGGCGCCGAGGGCTTTTACAACCACGACACCCGCTTCGACTACGACGGCGAGCTCGCGTTCGCCCAGACCTTTGCGCAGAACTGGAAGAACGGCAAGCGGGTGAAGGCCTTCGGCATGTGCCAGTGGTACATGGCGGAGTCGCCCGGCGAGGACGGCACGGGCCGCAACTTCGCGAGCTCCATGATGGACTGGAACCGCATCCCGAAAATGCTGTACAAGATATACGCGGCATGCTGGACGCCGTATTCGATCAAGCCCGTCGTGTACCTGGCGCACCACTGGAACCGTTCCGGCGCAATCACGGTCAATGCGTTTTCAAACTGCCCGAGCGTGCGGCTGCGCATCAACGGCTCGGACCAGGGGACGCAGGTACCGTATCCCGACACCGGCAACGGCTCGGCCATGATGCCCGACCAGTGCTCGTGGAACGTAACCTGGGCCGCAGGCACGCTGCGCGCCGAGGGCCTTGACGCAAGCGGAAACACCGTATGCTTCGACGAGAAAATAACCGCGGGCAATCCCGACCATGTGGCGCTCACGGTCGAGCCGGAGCTTGTCAAGCCCAGCGGCGAGGCGTTCGCGATCTTTGCCAATGGGACCGATGCGGCTTTCATCCTCGCCACCATTGTTGACGCAAGCGGAAACTGGTGCCCCACCGCGTCCAACATCGTGCACTTCACGGTTACCGGCCCGGGCAATTACCGCGGCGGCGCCGACCAGATGGTCGGGTCGGGCGGCGCGAATTACCACTCTCCCGGCGACCCTGAGCTTTCCGCCGAGGGTGGCATGTGCAAAGTTGCGGTGCGCTCCACGTTCACGCCGGGAACGATCACGGTAACGGCAACATCGTCGGGACTGGGAGGCGGCAGCGCGTCGTTCACCACGATCGCGGTTCCGCCTCCGCCGCCGGTGGCTTTGGTTATGCCGCGTTCCCCGACAAGCTATCATAGTCCTGTTGCAATACGGATCGGGACGGTTGGAAAGACGATCCGTTACTGCATTGACAGGCCGGCATTCGTGTCAGTGCAAGTTCTAGACGTGGAAGGAAAGACCGTTGTGAGCGTGCCGGCGTCGATGCAGACGCAGGGATGGCATGTCGCGACAGGCGCAACGCATGCAGATCTTCCGAACGGCATTTACGTTGTCAGGTGCGCCGTAGACAATCAGCGTCTCGCGAAACGGGTGGTTATTGCTAGATAA